From the Rhodoferax sp. WC2427 genome, one window contains:
- a CDS encoding cupin domain-containing protein, with protein MRDGPFDVGSRLRQVRMAAGWSQRQLAERAGVPSSQISTIEQNKSSPSVASLRKILSGVPLTMAEFFEPDQPQADAVFHSPADLVDLTSRLTRHAPGASGDRTLTLRQVGNARAHNLQILQERYAPGADTGVDMLEHDSHEGGIVLSGEIELTVGDQVRVLKAGDAYLFDSSLPHRFRNTGDSVVEIVSACTPPYL; from the coding sequence ATGCGGGATGGTCCGTTTGATGTGGGGAGCCGCTTGCGCCAGGTGCGCATGGCGGCGGGCTGGTCGCAGCGGCAGCTGGCGGAGCGGGCGGGCGTGCCGTCCAGCCAGATTTCGACCATCGAGCAGAACAAGAGCAGCCCCTCGGTGGCCTCGCTGCGCAAGATTTTGAGTGGCGTGCCGCTGACCATGGCCGAGTTTTTCGAGCCCGACCAGCCCCAGGCCGATGCCGTGTTCCACAGCCCGGCCGACCTGGTGGATTTGACCTCCCGCCTGACGCGCCACGCCCCCGGTGCCAGCGGCGACCGCACCCTGACGCTGCGCCAAGTGGGCAACGCCCGCGCCCACAACCTGCAAATCCTGCAAGAACGCTACGCGCCCGGGGCCGACACCGGCGTGGACATGCTGGAGCACGACTCGCACGAGGGGGGCATTGTGCTCAGCGGCGAAATCGAGCTCACCGTGGGCGACCAGGTACGCGTGTTGAAGGCGGGCGATGCCTACCTGTTTGACAGCAGCCTGCCGCACCGCTTTCGCAATACCGGCGACAGCGTGGTCGAGATCGTCTCGGCCTGTACGCCGCCGTATTTGTAG
- a CDS encoding flavin monoamine oxidase family protein, whose translation MPLDHTAAPANKAPVTIFGPDFPFPFDDWIAHPAGLGSLPAQHHGAEVAIVGAGMAGMVAAYELMKLGFKPVVYEASKMGGRLRSQPFEGGQGVIAELGGMRFPVSSTAFYHYVNALGLQSQPFPNPLTPASGSTVVDLEGQTYYAEKLADLPPMFKEVADAWARALEDGAQFEAVQDAIRSRDVPALKALWNKLVPLWDDRTFYDFVATSKAFAGLSFQHREVFGQVGFGTGGWDSDFPNSMLEILRVVMTNCDDEQRLIVGGADQVPLGLWQHAPAHCVHWPAGTTLASLHGGAPRAGVAAIQRQDDDQIAVTDRWGDTRSYAAVLTTCQSWLLTTQIACDESLFSQKMWMALDRTRYMQSSKTFVMVDRPFWKDKHPLTGRDTLSMTLTDRLTRGTYLFDNGPGKPGVICLSYAWMGDALKMLPQPPEKRVKLALDALKKIYPQVDIARHIIGDPITVSWEADPHFLGAFKGALPGHYRYNQRMFAHFMQDDKPASERGIFIAGDDVSWTPAWVEGAVQTSLNAVWGILHHFGGATHAENPGPGDVFKEIGPMELPE comes from the coding sequence ATGCCACTCGACCACACCGCCGCGCCGGCCAACAAAGCACCCGTCACCATTTTCGGCCCCGACTTTCCGTTTCCGTTCGACGACTGGATCGCCCACCCCGCCGGGCTAGGCAGCCTGCCCGCCCAGCACCATGGGGCCGAGGTGGCCATCGTCGGCGCGGGCATGGCCGGCATGGTGGCCGCCTATGAGCTGATGAAGCTGGGCTTCAAACCCGTGGTGTACGAGGCCTCCAAGATGGGCGGGCGCCTGCGCTCGCAGCCGTTCGAGGGCGGCCAGGGCGTGATCGCCGAGCTGGGCGGCATGCGCTTCCCGGTGTCCAGCACCGCGTTCTACCACTATGTCAACGCGTTGGGCCTGCAAAGCCAGCCTTTCCCCAACCCGCTCACGCCCGCCAGCGGCAGCACCGTGGTCGATCTGGAAGGCCAGACCTACTACGCCGAAAAGCTCGCCGACCTGCCCCCCATGTTCAAAGAGGTGGCCGATGCCTGGGCCCGCGCGCTGGAAGACGGTGCCCAATTCGAGGCGGTGCAAGACGCCATCCGCAGCCGCGATGTGCCCGCGCTGAAGGCGCTGTGGAACAAACTGGTCCCGCTGTGGGACGACCGCACCTTCTACGACTTTGTGGCCACCTCCAAGGCGTTTGCCGGGTTGTCGTTCCAGCACCGCGAAGTCTTCGGCCAGGTGGGCTTTGGCACCGGCGGCTGGGACTCGGACTTCCCCAACTCCATGCTGGAAATCTTGCGCGTGGTGATGACCAACTGCGACGACGAGCAGCGCCTGATTGTGGGCGGGGCCGACCAGGTGCCGCTGGGCCTGTGGCAGCACGCGCCCGCGCATTGCGTCCACTGGCCTGCAGGCACCACCCTGGCCAGCCTGCACGGCGGCGCACCGCGCGCGGGCGTGGCGGCCATCCAGCGGCAAGACGATGACCAGATTGCCGTCACCGACCGCTGGGGCGACACGCGCAGCTATGCCGCCGTGCTCACCACCTGCCAAAGCTGGCTGTTAACCACCCAGATCGCCTGCGACGAATCGCTGTTTTCGCAAAAAATGTGGATGGCACTGGACCGCACCCGCTACATGCAGTCCAGCAAAACCTTCGTCATGGTGGACCGCCCGTTCTGGAAAGACAAACACCCCCTCACCGGACGCGACACCCTGAGCATGACGCTGACCGACCGCCTCACCCGCGGCACCTATCTGTTCGACAACGGCCCCGGCAAACCGGGCGTGATCTGCCTGTCGTACGCATGGATGGGCGACGCGCTGAAAATGCTGCCCCAGCCCCCCGAAAAGCGCGTCAAGCTGGCGCTGGATGCCTTGAAAAAAATCTACCCGCAGGTGGACATTGCCCGCCACATCATCGGCGACCCCATCACCGTCTCGTGGGAGGCCGACCCGCACTTCCTGGGCGCGTTCAAGGGTGCGCTGCCCGGCCACTACCGCTACAACCAGCGCATGTTTGCCCACTTCATGCAAGACGACAAACCCGCCAGCGAACGCGGCATCTTCATCGCAGGCGACGACGTGTCCTGGACCCCCGCCTGGGTGGAGGGCGCGGTGCAGACATCGCTGAACGCGGTGTGGGGCATCCTGCACCACTTCGGTGGCGCAACCCACGCCGAGAACCCCGGCCCCGGCGATGTGTTCAAAGAGATCGGCCCCATGGAGCTGCCGGAATGA
- a CDS encoding carbon-nitrogen hydrolase family protein: protein MSDLPNDLRLALLQCPSLPLDVPANLARLERFAAQAAAAGAQLLVTPEMFLTGYNIGGPAAAALAEPSDGPRAQAVAAIARQHQIGIVFGHPEHNGGAVFNAAQCIDAQGYTLGRYRKTQLFGDLDRGMFSPGPGDEPLFDLHGWRLGLLVCYDVEFPENTRRLALQGADLIVVPTANMEGFDFVAQHLVPTRAYENQLYLAYANFCGPEGGLAYNGLSCVAAPNGAGLVQAGRGAELLLADVTRAGLAAGRAMNGHLALCRAPGHTLSK, encoded by the coding sequence ATGAGCGACCTGCCGAACGATCTACGTTTGGCGCTGCTGCAGTGCCCGTCGCTGCCGCTGGACGTGCCCGCCAACCTGGCCCGGCTGGAGCGGTTCGCCGCCCAGGCCGCCGCTGCCGGGGCGCAGTTGCTGGTCACACCCGAGATGTTTTTGACCGGCTACAACATCGGCGGCCCCGCTGCCGCCGCACTGGCCGAGCCTTCTGACGGCCCGCGCGCCCAGGCCGTGGCGGCCATCGCCCGCCAGCACCAGATCGGCATCGTCTTCGGCCACCCCGAGCACAACGGTGGCGCGGTGTTTAACGCCGCCCAGTGCATCGATGCCCAAGGCTACACGCTGGGCCGCTACCGCAAGACCCAGCTCTTCGGCGACCTGGACCGCGGCATGTTCAGCCCCGGCCCCGGCGACGAGCCGCTGTTTGATTTGCACGGCTGGCGGCTCGGCCTGCTGGTCTGCTATGACGTGGAATTCCCCGAAAACACCCGCCGCCTGGCCCTACAGGGTGCCGACCTGATCGTGGTGCCCACCGCCAACATGGAAGGCTTCGATTTCGTCGCCCAGCACCTGGTGCCCACGCGGGCCTACGAAAACCAGCTGTACCTGGCCTATGCCAACTTCTGCGGCCCTGAGGGCGGTCTGGCCTACAACGGACTCAGCTGCGTGGCAGCACCGAACGGGGCGGGCCTGGTACAGGCCGGGCGCGGGGCCGAGTTGCTGCTGGCGGATGTGACGCGGGCCGGTTTGGCGGCGGGACGGGCCATGAATGGGCATCTGGCGCTGTGCCGGGCCCCGGGGCACACGCTATCTAAATAA
- a CDS encoding DUF6603 domain-containing protein, producing the protein MAGTADTVFLRAFLWLQGSVAALQTDIQPPALATPLADALRTRLGLALDQTAATINPDTFHASNAEAQSLATAAMVVGETLAALKTVGELLAHLGDGGVGLGDLSKVIQQIHRITSASPGQPPSAYAIAKLLLIVSGDADQPASDPPAKLLVYRLLGKTAANPPTPAAFAEAQMTLGLVVMAIGTLLDRAFAAPNLDDAKGWLVPRGPGIDLPPLVASRAFQLAGGANGSLDLLLGYDLPQHLLYAELTSTLRASPGAGQDFALELKADGKVTLQVDLPVLTNPLPALAAPVLTGTSAIGLLFSRNQPLVLGNAAQTHFTIGKMSGGFTLDNLQPKVEFDLAESVLSLKVGDDPFLGAVLGESVEVALTFGLIADMAGGLRLKDGTGLKATIPLERIPNSPVQIPFLSFELKKADNLDKIEVELSGSFQVEIGPFAGSIDRLGTLLRLDDLLAGTTAPRFDLKPPSGAGLAIDAGIVKGGGFLLFDPDRGEYGGILDIRIGVIGVKAIGLLSTKNPGGWSLLLIITAQLPPIQLGFGFTLTGIGGLLGVQHTVSVDTLSQGLTSGSLDSFLFPQNPVANAPQIINQLRTIFPFKAGGFVIGPMLELGWGTPSLVIARVGVLIEASQIVFVGQVIVQLPPLVDKSLAILRLQVDFAGGIVFDPLKIWFDGVLRDSRVVFIALTGQFAFRAIFGDRPSFLISAGGFHPRFTDLPPGLPSPFQRIGADLSIGPVGMQFRGYFAVTSATVQTGSSMRIWADIGIASIEGGFAFDAIVYIVPRFRFEVDLHVWASVEVFDLDFASIDIYGLFAGPGRWHIVGRAEIHTPWPLPDFSFHVDESWGEDRATTVRKLSLATELKAELQKPGNWSAQLPQEGDAFASFAKLPASAGILAHPNAVLQFVQKRMPLNKKLAKLGTDGIEGSGDALQISIGEIRFGAETTPVDKKLNDQFSAAQFLELSEDETFSRPSFDSFEAGFQVGQHKYQFGRTAKDLFDYEEVNLSTPKTAASSRLALGALVEVGHARWATSLGAAARSELRRPARLQPATEVKIAVNPAPLHTIDSATGTLASTPLAGAAAQSYWAAHDLVGASSKALQIVESFETVQAF; encoded by the coding sequence ATGGCTGGCACCGCTGACACCGTTTTTTTGCGCGCATTTTTGTGGCTGCAGGGCAGCGTGGCCGCACTGCAAACCGACATCCAGCCGCCCGCGCTGGCCACGCCGCTGGCCGACGCGCTGCGCACCCGGCTCGGGCTGGCACTGGACCAGACCGCCGCCACCATCAACCCCGACACTTTCCACGCCAGCAATGCCGAGGCCCAGTCGCTGGCCACCGCGGCCATGGTGGTGGGCGAAACGCTGGCGGCGTTGAAAACCGTGGGCGAGCTGCTGGCCCACCTAGGCGACGGCGGCGTGGGGCTGGGGGATTTGTCCAAGGTCATCCAGCAGATCCACCGCATCACCTCGGCCAGCCCCGGCCAGCCCCCCAGCGCGTATGCGATTGCCAAGCTGCTGCTGATCGTCAGCGGCGATGCCGACCAGCCCGCCAGCGACCCGCCCGCCAAGCTGCTGGTCTACCGCCTGCTGGGCAAAACTGCCGCCAACCCGCCCACCCCCGCCGCCTTTGCCGAAGCACAGATGACGCTGGGCCTGGTGGTGATGGCCATCGGCACCCTGCTGGACCGCGCCTTTGCCGCGCCCAACCTGGACGACGCCAAAGGCTGGCTGGTGCCCCGGGGTCCGGGCATCGACCTGCCGCCACTGGTGGCCAGCCGCGCCTTCCAGCTGGCCGGGGGCGCCAACGGCAGCCTGGACCTGCTGCTGGGCTACGACCTGCCCCAGCACCTGCTGTACGCCGAGCTCACCTCCACCCTGCGTGCCAGCCCCGGTGCCGGGCAGGACTTTGCGCTGGAGCTCAAGGCCGACGGCAAGGTCACGCTGCAGGTCGACCTGCCGGTGCTGACCAACCCGCTCCCCGCCCTGGCCGCGCCGGTACTCACCGGCACCTCGGCCATCGGCCTGCTGTTTAGCCGCAACCAGCCGCTGGTGCTGGGCAACGCGGCACAAACCCACTTCACCATCGGCAAGATGAGCGGCGGCTTCACCCTGGACAACCTGCAGCCCAAGGTGGAATTTGACCTGGCCGAGAGCGTGCTGTCGCTCAAGGTGGGCGACGACCCCTTCCTGGGCGCGGTGCTGGGCGAGTCTGTCGAGGTGGCGCTGACCTTCGGGCTGATTGCCGACATGGCGGGCGGCCTCCGGCTCAAGGACGGCACCGGCCTCAAGGCCACCATCCCGCTGGAGCGCATCCCCAACAGCCCGGTACAGATCCCGTTCCTCAGTTTCGAGCTGAAGAAGGCAGACAACCTGGACAAAATCGAAGTCGAGCTGTCGGGCTCGTTCCAGGTGGAGATCGGACCGTTCGCGGGCTCCATCGACCGGCTGGGCACCCTGCTCCGGCTGGACGACCTGCTGGCCGGCACCACCGCGCCGCGCTTTGACCTGAAGCCCCCCTCGGGCGCGGGCCTGGCCATCGACGCGGGCATCGTCAAGGGCGGCGGCTTTTTGCTGTTCGACCCCGACCGGGGCGAGTACGGCGGCATTCTGGACATCCGCATCGGCGTGATCGGGGTCAAGGCGATCGGCCTACTCAGCACCAAGAATCCCGGCGGCTGGTCGCTGCTGCTGATCATCACCGCGCAGTTGCCGCCCATCCAGCTGGGTTTTGGCTTCACGCTCACCGGCATTGGCGGGCTGCTGGGCGTGCAGCACACGGTGAGTGTGGACACCTTGTCGCAGGGCCTGACCAGTGGCTCGCTGGACAGCTTTTTGTTTCCGCAAAACCCGGTGGCCAACGCGCCGCAGATCATCAACCAGCTGCGCACCATCTTCCCGTTCAAGGCCGGGGGCTTTGTCATCGGGCCGATGCTGGAGCTGGGCTGGGGCACGCCCAGCCTGGTAATCGCACGGGTGGGCGTGCTCATCGAAGCCAGCCAGATCGTGTTTGTGGGCCAGGTGATCGTGCAACTGCCGCCGCTGGTGGACAAGTCGCTGGCCATCCTGCGGCTGCAGGTGGACTTTGCGGGCGGCATTGTGTTCGACCCGCTGAAAATCTGGTTCGACGGCGTGCTGCGCGACTCGCGGGTGGTGTTCATCGCACTCACGGGGCAGTTTGCGTTCCGCGCCATTTTTGGCGACCGGCCCAGCTTTTTGATCAGTGCCGGCGGCTTCCACCCGCGCTTTACCGACCTGCCGCCCGGCCTGCCCAGCCCGTTCCAGCGCATCGGGGCGGATTTGTCGATCGGCCCGGTGGGCATGCAGTTCCGAGGCTACTTTGCCGTGACCTCGGCCACGGTGCAAACCGGCTCGTCGATGCGCATCTGGGCCGACATCGGCATCGCCAGCATCGAAGGCGGGTTTGCGTTCGATGCCATCGTCTACATCGTGCCGCGCTTCCGCTTCGAGGTGGACCTGCACGTCTGGGCCAGCGTGGAGGTGTTTGACCTGGACTTTGCCAGCATCGACATCTACGGCCTGTTTGCCGGGCCGGGCCGCTGGCACATTGTGGGCCGGGCTGAAATCCACACGCCCTGGCCGCTGCCCGACTTCAGCTTCCATGTGGACGAGAGCTGGGGCGAAGACCGTGCCACCACGGTGCGCAAGCTGTCGCTGGCCACCGAGCTCAAGGCCGAGCTGCAAAAGCCCGGCAACTGGTCGGCCCAGTTGCCGCAAGAGGGCGATGCCTTTGCCAGCTTCGCCAAGCTGCCCGCCAGTGCCGGGATTCTGGCCCACCCCAACGCGGTGCTGCAGTTTGTGCAAAAACGCATGCCGCTGAACAAAAAGCTGGCCAAGCTGGGTACCGACGGCATCGAAGGCAGTGGCGACGCGCTGCAAATCAGCATCGGCGAGATCCGCTTCGGCGCAGAGACCACGCCGGTGGACAAAAAGCTCAACGACCAGTTCTCGGCCGCCCAGTTCCTGGAGCTGAGCGAGGACGAAACCTTCAGCCGCCCGTCGTTCGACAGTTTCGAGGCGGGCTTCCAGGTGGGCCAGCACAAGTACCAGTTTGGCCGCACCGCCAAGGACCTGTTCGACTACGAAGAGGTCAACCTGTCCACACCCAAAACCGCCGCCAGCTCCCGCCTGGCGCTCGGTGCGCTGGTGGAAGTGGGGCATGCCCGCTGGGCCACCTCGCTGGGTGCGGCGGCGCGCTCGGAGCTGCGCCGCCCGGCCCGGCTGCAGCCCGCCACCGAGGTCAAGATCGCCGTCAACCCGGCCCCGCTGCACACCATAGACAGCGCCACCGGCACTTTGGCCAGCACACCGCTGGCTGGGGCCGCCGCGCAGTCGTACTGGGCCGCGCACGATTTGGTGGGGGCCAGCAGCAAGGCGCTGCAGATCGTCGAATCGTTTGAAACCGTACAGGCGTTTTAG